One Actinospica robiniae DSM 44927 genomic region harbors:
- a CDS encoding TrmH family RNA methyltransferase has translation MSSVKSTRIVAARRLASRAFRAKQRLFLVEGPQAVREAAAEPGLLSELFASPQAAERYADELELARAHGAAVAVATDEVLASLGDTVTGQGLVGVCRFLDRPLSEVLDGPLRLVVLLAHVRDPGNAGSVLRAADAAGADAVLVSGESVDVYNAKAVRASVGSLFHLPVVTGVDLPAAAAALRERGVRVLAADGAGPADLDDEADSGALAARTCWMFGNEAWGLPEPLRELADSVVRVPIHGRAESLNLATAAAVCLYASARAQRRP, from the coding sequence ATCTCCTCGGTGAAGTCCACGAGGATCGTGGCCGCGCGCCGCCTTGCCTCTCGTGCTTTCCGGGCCAAGCAGCGGCTGTTCCTGGTCGAGGGGCCGCAGGCGGTGCGCGAGGCGGCGGCCGAGCCGGGGCTGCTCAGCGAGCTGTTCGCCAGCCCGCAGGCGGCCGAGCGGTACGCCGACGAGCTCGAACTGGCCCGCGCGCACGGTGCCGCGGTCGCCGTCGCCACCGACGAGGTGCTCGCCTCGCTCGGGGACACCGTCACCGGCCAGGGCCTGGTCGGGGTGTGCCGTTTCCTGGACCGGCCGCTGTCCGAGGTGCTCGACGGCCCGCTGCGCCTGGTGGTGCTGCTCGCCCACGTGCGCGACCCGGGCAACGCCGGCTCGGTGCTGCGCGCGGCCGACGCCGCCGGGGCGGACGCGGTGCTGGTCAGCGGCGAGTCCGTGGACGTGTACAACGCCAAGGCGGTGCGCGCCTCGGTCGGCTCGCTCTTCCACCTGCCCGTGGTCACCGGCGTGGACCTGCCCGCGGCCGCCGCCGCGCTGCGCGAACGCGGCGTGCGGGTGCTGGCCGCCGACGGCGCGGGCCCCGCCGACCTGGACGACGAGGCCGACTCCGGCGCGCTGGCCGCCCGGACCTGCTGGATGTTCGGCAACGAGGCCTGGGGCCTGCCCGAGCCGCTGCGCGAGCTGGCCGACAGCGTCGTGCGGGTGCCGATCCACGGCCGGGCCGAGTCGTTGAACCTCGCCACGGCCGCGGCCGTGTGCCTCTATGCCTCCGCCCGGGCGCAGCGCCGGCCGTAG
- a CDS encoding SseB family protein: MTDFHGRTLQPTGFEGDDGSADPDLIEVLAAARRDEAGVYPAYAALVGRRVLVPVVALLGETEEAETVGPDGSALRRDKDSDMAVVTLVAPDGSKALPAFTSIAALAEWGGRAGFPQARPIPVTIETAAAAALQEQAEVLLLDLGGPGQFEISGSALRAFAQRRKPLPPAVDPEVTAAINRVLKGVPALAKALVSAQLGQAAEDVTVLALGFLPGTDPKTLEAPLAEAAEGIAADDLLRDRLSGGLRIVLATGTDGAV, translated from the coding sequence GTGACAGACTTCCACGGCCGCACGCTGCAACCGACCGGCTTCGAGGGCGACGACGGGTCGGCTGATCCGGACCTGATCGAGGTGCTCGCGGCGGCCCGCCGGGACGAGGCCGGGGTCTACCCGGCGTACGCGGCGCTGGTCGGGCGACGGGTGTTGGTGCCGGTGGTCGCCCTGCTCGGCGAGACGGAGGAGGCCGAGACCGTCGGCCCGGACGGCAGCGCGCTGCGCCGGGACAAGGACAGCGACATGGCCGTGGTCACGCTGGTCGCCCCGGACGGCTCGAAGGCGCTGCCCGCGTTCACCTCCATCGCCGCGCTCGCCGAGTGGGGCGGGCGGGCCGGGTTCCCGCAGGCGCGGCCGATCCCGGTGACGATAGAGACGGCGGCGGCCGCGGCCCTGCAGGAGCAGGCCGAGGTGTTGCTGCTCGACCTCGGCGGCCCGGGCCAGTTCGAGATCTCCGGCAGCGCGCTGCGGGCGTTCGCGCAGCGCCGCAAGCCGCTCCCGCCGGCCGTGGACCCGGAGGTCACGGCCGCGATCAACCGGGTGCTCAAGGGGGTGCCCGCGTTGGCGAAGGCGCTGGTCAGCGCGCAACTCGGGCAGGCCGCGGAGGACGTGACGGTGCTCGCGCTCGGCTTCCTGCCCGGCACCGATCCGAAGACGCTCGAGGCGCCGTTGGCCGAGGCGGCCGAGGGCATCGCGGCGGACGACCTGCTGCGCGACCGGCTCTCCGGCGGGCTCCGGATCGTGCTGGCGACGGGGACGGACGGCGCCGTGTGA
- a CDS encoding 5'-3' exonuclease H3TH domain-containing protein translates to MLLDTPTLYFRAYFALPESIAAPDGRPVNAVRGTLDFISHLVTHHRPDRLVACFDAAWRPAFRVALLPSYKTHRVAQEAPAGSGGTAVEEVPDTLSPQVEMLLEVLAAFGIADGWAEGHEADDAIAAYAARHRAEDGGPVDVVTGDRDMFQLVDDGAGVRVFNIARGVAKLEVLEDAQLTEKYGVTGSQYADFATLRGDPSDGLPGVAGVGEKTAATLLAEYGSLTGLLAAAADPASALKPAVRKKLEAAADYLAVAPEVVRVRAEAPTTPVDSALPTTPRHPDELEKLAEQYGLTNPVKRLAKALAG, encoded by the coding sequence ATGCTGCTCGATACCCCGACGCTGTACTTCCGCGCGTACTTCGCCCTGCCCGAGTCGATCGCGGCGCCGGACGGCCGGCCGGTCAACGCGGTCCGCGGCACCCTGGACTTCATCTCGCACCTGGTGACCCACCACCGGCCCGACCGCCTCGTCGCGTGCTTCGACGCGGCCTGGCGCCCGGCGTTCCGAGTGGCGCTGCTGCCCTCGTATAAGACGCACCGGGTCGCGCAGGAGGCGCCGGCCGGCTCCGGCGGGACCGCGGTGGAGGAGGTCCCGGACACGCTCAGCCCGCAGGTCGAGATGCTGCTCGAGGTGCTGGCCGCGTTCGGCATCGCCGACGGCTGGGCCGAGGGCCACGAGGCAGACGACGCGATCGCCGCCTACGCCGCCCGCCACCGCGCCGAGGACGGCGGCCCGGTGGACGTGGTCACCGGCGACCGGGACATGTTCCAGCTGGTGGACGACGGCGCGGGCGTGCGGGTGTTCAACATCGCCCGCGGCGTGGCGAAGCTGGAAGTGCTGGAAGACGCGCAGCTGACCGAGAAGTACGGCGTGACCGGATCGCAGTACGCGGACTTCGCCACGCTGCGCGGGGACCCGAGCGACGGCCTGCCCGGCGTCGCCGGCGTCGGCGAGAAGACCGCCGCGACCCTGCTGGCCGAGTACGGCTCGCTCACCGGCCTGCTCGCGGCCGCCGCCGACCCGGCCTCCGCGCTCAAGCCCGCCGTGCGCAAGAAGCTGGAGGCCGCCGCCGACTACCTCGCCGTCGCCCCCGAAGTCGTCCGGGTCCGTGCCGAGGCGCCGACGACGCCGGTCGACTCCGCGCTGCCGACGACGCCGCGGCATCCGGACGAGCTCGAGAAGCTGGCGGAACAGTACGGCCTGACGAACCCGGTGAAGCGGCTGGCGAAGGCGCTGGCGGGGT
- the rpmI gene encoding 50S ribosomal protein L35: MPKNKTHSGSKKRFTVTGTGKIMRGQAGKRHNFERKSSRYTRRITGEVVLAPADVKRIKRLLGQ, encoded by the coding sequence ATGCCGAAGAACAAGACCCACAGCGGCTCCAAGAAGCGGTTCACGGTGACCGGCACCGGCAAGATCATGCGGGGCCAGGCCGGCAAGCGCCACAACTTCGAGCGCAAGTCCTCGCGCTACACCCGCCGCATCACCGGCGAGGTCGTGCTGGCCCCGGCCGACGTGAAGAGGATCAAGCGCCTGCTCGGCCAGTAG
- a CDS encoding S8 family serine peptidase, with product MSIVRRLSAAAAALACVGAATVWAAPAASADSIRDSEWPVAYLNLAAAQQLSNGRGVTVGLLDTGVVQGRVDLTGQVSTGPDYAGGVERAGQPGWGEHGTCMASIIAGHGRDGGGAGMLGVAPGAHILSVRVIRDDDAPDLGEATKDDTPISDGIKYAVDHGAKVISMSLGGDETNAGDDSSAESDAIRYALAHNVVVVAAAGNGALKGNQISYPGAERGVITVAAVDSSGKHADFSTTGWDVAVAAPGVDLPCDAFDSDNTYLEGSGTSQATAYVAGVVALLKSENPLLSPAQIRTLLEQTAKDKPAGGRNDELGFGVVDPVAALKAAKGYTAEAAVPQAGAGVPSDHFGYGPTTTVASATGGTAARTKALAGGGALVLLALAVATFLLRRPKATEEELAVAYVVQTPGATEVVVAQWGSTTNPYFAPPTYDPSRMPPPPAPPGVDPRSGIRPE from the coding sequence ATGAGCATCGTGCGCCGGCTCTCCGCGGCGGCCGCGGCGCTCGCCTGCGTCGGCGCCGCCACGGTCTGGGCCGCGCCGGCCGCCAGCGCCGACTCGATCCGCGACAGCGAGTGGCCGGTCGCCTACCTCAATCTGGCCGCGGCCCAGCAGCTGAGCAACGGCAGGGGCGTCACGGTCGGCCTGCTCGACACCGGCGTCGTGCAGGGGCGGGTCGACCTGACCGGCCAGGTGAGCACGGGCCCCGACTACGCCGGCGGAGTGGAGCGCGCCGGCCAGCCCGGCTGGGGCGAGCACGGCACCTGCATGGCCTCGATCATCGCCGGGCACGGACGCGACGGCGGCGGGGCCGGCATGCTCGGCGTCGCGCCGGGAGCGCACATCCTGTCGGTCCGGGTGATCCGGGACGACGACGCGCCGGACCTCGGCGAAGCCACCAAAGACGACACCCCGATCTCCGACGGCATCAAGTACGCCGTGGACCACGGGGCGAAGGTCATATCCATGTCCCTGGGCGGGGACGAGACGAACGCGGGCGACGATTCGTCAGCCGAGTCCGACGCGATCCGCTACGCCCTGGCCCACAACGTGGTCGTGGTCGCGGCCGCGGGCAACGGCGCGCTGAAGGGCAATCAGATCTCCTACCCGGGCGCCGAACGCGGAGTGATCACCGTCGCGGCGGTGGACTCGAGCGGAAAGCACGCCGACTTCTCCACCACCGGCTGGGACGTCGCGGTCGCCGCGCCCGGCGTGGACCTGCCCTGCGACGCGTTCGACTCGGACAACACCTATCTCGAGGGCAGCGGCACCAGCCAGGCCACCGCGTACGTCGCGGGCGTGGTCGCGCTGCTCAAGTCGGAGAACCCGCTGCTGAGCCCGGCGCAGATCAGGACCCTGCTCGAGCAGACCGCCAAGGACAAGCCGGCCGGCGGCCGCAACGACGAACTGGGATTCGGCGTGGTCGACCCGGTCGCCGCGCTCAAGGCCGCGAAGGGCTACACCGCCGAGGCCGCCGTGCCCCAGGCCGGCGCCGGCGTCCCCTCCGACCACTTCGGCTACGGCCCGACCACCACCGTGGCCTCCGCGACCGGGGGGACGGCCGCGCGTACCAAGGCCCTGGCCGGCGGCGGCGCGCTGGTGCTGCTCGCCCTCGCGGTGGCGACGTTCCTGCTGCGGCGGCCCAAGGCGACGGAAGAGGAGCTGGCGGTCGCTTACGTCGTACAGACTCCCGGCGCGACGGAGGTCGTGGTCGCGCAGTGGGGCAGCACCACCAACCCGTACTTCGCGCCGCCGACCTACGATCCGTCGCGGATGCCCCCACCGCCTGCTCCGCCCGGCGTCGATCCCCGGTCGGGCATCAGGCCGGAGTGA
- a CDS encoding amino acid deaminase/aldolase, which produces MKDLERLNHATAHLDPPLAVVDLAALRENAADLVRRAAGKPIRVASKSVRCREILRTVLEMDGFEGVMAFTLPEALWLAESGFSDILVAYPTADRAALRRLAADPMAADVITLTADSVEQLDFIEKAVAEIADAAPIRISVDVDASWRPLRGRVRVGALRSPLHSVEAVSAVAREAADRTGLRLVGLMAYEAQIAGVGDRPPGRPARGLAVRAMQGLSAAELAERRAEIVAAVKEIAQLEFVNGGGTGSVDRTAAEDSITEIAAGSGLFKPRLFDGYRAVAGRPAAMFALPVTRRPGRGVVTVLGGGYLASGAPGWDRLPQPYLPAKLHYDAQEGAGEVQTPLLGAGADDLAVGDRVWFRHAKAGELCERFAELHTIEGDKVTATVPTYRGEGRTFL; this is translated from the coding sequence GTGAAGGACCTGGAACGGCTGAACCACGCCACCGCGCATCTCGACCCCCCGCTGGCGGTGGTCGACCTCGCGGCGCTGCGCGAGAACGCAGCCGACCTGGTGCGCCGGGCCGCCGGCAAGCCGATCCGGGTCGCCTCCAAGTCCGTGCGCTGCCGCGAGATCCTGCGCACCGTGCTGGAGATGGACGGCTTCGAGGGCGTCATGGCCTTCACCCTGCCCGAGGCGCTGTGGCTGGCCGAGTCCGGGTTCTCCGACATCCTGGTGGCCTACCCGACCGCGGACCGGGCCGCGCTGCGCCGGCTGGCGGCCGACCCGATGGCGGCGGACGTGATCACCCTGACCGCCGATTCGGTCGAGCAGCTGGACTTCATCGAGAAGGCCGTGGCCGAGATCGCGGACGCGGCCCCGATCCGGATCAGCGTGGACGTGGACGCGTCCTGGCGGCCGTTGCGCGGCCGGGTGCGGGTGGGCGCGCTGCGCTCGCCGCTGCACAGCGTGGAGGCGGTCTCGGCGGTGGCCCGCGAGGCGGCCGACCGCACCGGCCTGCGGCTGGTGGGCCTGATGGCGTACGAGGCGCAGATCGCCGGCGTGGGCGACCGGCCGCCGGGGCGTCCGGCCCGGGGCCTGGCGGTCCGGGCGATGCAGGGCCTGAGCGCGGCCGAGCTGGCCGAGCGCCGGGCCGAGATCGTCGCGGCGGTCAAGGAGATCGCGCAGCTCGAGTTCGTCAACGGCGGCGGCACCGGCTCGGTCGACCGCACCGCCGCGGAGGACTCGATCACCGAGATAGCGGCGGGCTCCGGACTGTTCAAGCCGCGCCTGTTCGACGGCTACCGCGCGGTGGCGGGCCGTCCCGCGGCGATGTTCGCGCTGCCGGTGACGCGCCGGCCCGGCCGCGGCGTGGTCACCGTGCTCGGCGGCGGCTACCTCGCCTCCGGCGCGCCCGGCTGGGACCGCCTGCCGCAGCCGTATCTGCCGGCCAAGCTGCACTACGACGCCCAGGAGGGCGCGGGCGAGGTGCAGACCCCGCTGCTCGGCGCCGGAGCCGACGACCTGGCCGTCGGCGACCGGGTGTGGTTCCGCCACGCCAAGGCCGGCGAGCTGTGCGAGCGCTTCGCCGAACTGCACACGATCGAGGGTGACAAGGTGACCGCGACCGTGCCGACGTACCGCGGCGAAGGGCGCACGTTCCTCTGA
- the rplT gene encoding 50S ribosomal protein L20, producing MARVKRAVNAHKKRRAVLEQASGYRGQRSRLYRKAKEQVTHSLVYAYRDRKKRKGDFRRLWIQRINAAARANGLTYNRFIQGLKAAGVEVDRKILADLAVNDAATFAALVEVAQKALPADVNAPKAADKVAA from the coding sequence ATGGCACGCGTCAAGCGGGCGGTCAACGCCCACAAGAAGCGCCGGGCGGTACTCGAGCAGGCCAGCGGCTACCGCGGCCAGCGCTCCCGCCTGTACCGCAAGGCCAAGGAGCAGGTCACCCACTCCCTGGTCTACGCGTACCGGGACCGGAAGAAGCGCAAGGGCGACTTCCGCCGGCTGTGGATCCAGCGGATCAACGCCGCCGCCCGCGCCAACGGCCTGACCTACAACCGCTTCATCCAGGGCCTCAAGGCCGCCGGCGTCGAGGTGGACCGCAAGATCCTGGCCGACCTGGCCGTCAACGACGCCGCCACGTTCGCCGCGCTGGTCGAGGTCGCGCAGAAGGCGCTGCCGGCCGACGTGAACGCGCCGAAGGCCGCCGACAAGGTCGCGGCCTGA
- the infC gene encoding translation initiation factor IF-3 → MNLGGPISAEPRINDRIRVPEVRLVGPDGQQVGIVSIQDALRLAQESDLDLVEIAPTSRPPVAKLMDYGKFKYESAMKAREARKNQAHTIIKEMKLRPKIDPHDYETKKGHVVRFLNAGDKVKITIMFRGREQSRPELGRRLLDRLAADVEELGFVEFAPKQDGRNMIMVLGPRKKKVDAMAEARAAKAARAAQSGKDEGELAVEDAPELPDLHEEPPTDEQA, encoded by the coding sequence ATGAACCTAGGAGGCCCCATCAGCGCCGAACCCCGTATCAACGACCGGATCCGCGTACCCGAGGTGCGTCTGGTCGGACCGGACGGACAGCAGGTCGGGATCGTCTCGATCCAGGACGCCCTGCGCCTGGCCCAGGAGTCCGACCTCGACCTGGTCGAGATCGCGCCGACCTCGCGTCCGCCGGTGGCCAAGCTCATGGACTACGGAAAGTTCAAGTACGAGTCCGCGATGAAGGCCCGTGAGGCGCGCAAGAACCAGGCGCACACGATCATCAAGGAGATGAAGCTCCGGCCGAAGATCGACCCGCACGACTACGAGACCAAGAAGGGTCACGTGGTGCGGTTCCTCAACGCCGGGGACAAGGTCAAGATCACCATCATGTTCCGCGGCCGGGAGCAGTCCCGCCCGGAGCTCGGCCGCCGTCTGCTCGACCGCCTCGCCGCGGACGTGGAGGAGCTCGGTTTCGTCGAGTTCGCGCCCAAGCAGGACGGGCGCAACATGATCATGGTGCTCGGGCCGCGCAAGAAGAAGGTCGACGCGATGGCCGAGGCCCGCGCCGCCAAGGCCGCTCGGGCCGCCCAGTCCGGCAAGGACGAGGGCGAGTTGGCCGTCGAGGACGCTCCCGAGCTTCCTGACCTGCACGAAGAGCCGCCGACCGACGAGCAGGCGTAG
- a CDS encoding DUF1844 domain-containing protein, with product MSETDLSVSDLSAPRELAEVPAVEVIATLAVHLMTAAAVQLGLGEPDEDGAEPTRDLDEARKLITALAGLVTASAPEIGSQHAAPLRDGLRTLQLAFREASSVPDAPGAGPGEKYTGAVRVR from the coding sequence ATGTCCGAGACCGACCTGTCCGTGTCCGACCTGTCCGCGCCCCGGGAGCTGGCCGAGGTGCCGGCCGTGGAGGTCATCGCGACGCTGGCCGTGCACCTGATGACGGCGGCGGCGGTGCAGCTGGGCCTGGGCGAGCCGGACGAGGACGGGGCCGAGCCGACCCGGGACCTGGACGAGGCGCGCAAGCTGATCACCGCGCTGGCCGGTCTGGTCACCGCTTCGGCGCCGGAGATCGGCTCGCAGCACGCCGCGCCGCTGCGGGACGGACTGCGCACGCTGCAGCTGGCCTTCCGCGAGGCCTCCTCGGTGCCGGACGCCCCGGGCGCCGGGCCGGGCGAGAAGTACACCGGCGCGGTGCGGGTGCGCTAG